From a region of the Macrobrachium nipponense isolate FS-2020 chromosome 20, ASM1510439v2, whole genome shotgun sequence genome:
- the LOC135225500 gene encoding proton-coupled folate transporter-like codes for MLDGFRSRVKKALGCVTIEPIMLLDGACSWSMQVFMEVVQMNKICEVSLGYSQEVCANLSSHTVENISVQKEYSLFAFKNSIMMSVLPLIFVLFMGSWSDKYGRKIPFLMTTICHAVWSGGYLLNNVMSHWPLEFIYVATFFDSIGGCMQGFLSISVAYISDVSDIKSRTSRVSTAVSLWYFGGPLGNLIGALAIQYGGINVSLGIVFLIHLSNLTYIIFFIKESHGPFAVLESKEEGQKNEVALKKEDITRTKMFLDFFNWRRVAEAFKTAFRSREGYARAIFLIVVASNMIRRIARGFYMYPFVRTALGWDEAIYTYWSSYRTLLAAAGSLIMVPILTRLVSITDPMLIVIGSLSLIGEYCCYGFVSGVSLGFFMWLGPVASVISNASIIAHKSLATKLVSPNEKGRVSAVMSATQGLMPMVGYAMYAPIYHKTVQNFPEAQFFFGASLVSVSLITFLVIHISHVTEEMKKADIEGAQPKDAKQQADQKKPKADLKLSSESETKPQSPSGAAKGDDVTQPCGLERNIDRLSSASRRHAPLKQSPPTGQEYQGRDADDNTCYENRITDAEILESEKANAVRRETDQRRGE; via the exons ATGCTGGACGGGTTCAGAAGCCGGGTGAAGAAGGCCCTGGGATGCGTCACCATCGAGCCTATCATGCTCCTGGACGGGGCCTGCAGCTGGTCCATGCAGGTCTTCATGGAGGTGGTCCAGATGAACAAGATCTGTGAGGTCAGCCTCGGCTATTCTCAGGAG GTTTGTGCCAACCTGTCGAGCCACACGGTAGAGAACATCTCGGTACAGAAGGAATACAGCCTCTTCGCCTTCAAGAACAGCATCATGATGTCAGTCCTTCCTCTGATCTTCGTCCTCTTTATGGGGTCTTGGAGTGACAAGTACGGGAGGAAG ATTCCCTTTTTAATGACCACCATATGCCACGCAGTGTGGTCTGGTGGCTACCTACTCAATAATGTGATGTCCCATTGGCCCCTGGAATTCATCTACGTGGCGACGTTCTTTGACTCGATAGGCGGCTGCATGCAAGGGTTCCTCTCCATCTCAGTGGCCTACATCAGCGACGTCAGCGACATCAAGTCGAGGACCTCGAGAGTGAGCACGGCCGTCTCCCTGTGGTACTTCGGAGGGCCGCTAGGCAACCTGATCGGTGCTCTGGCCATCCAGTACGGCGGAATCAACGTCTCGCTCGGCATCGTGTTCTTGATCCACCTGAGCAACCTCACCTACATCATCTTCTTCATCAAGGAGAGCCACGGGCCCTTCGCCGTCCTGGAGTCGAAGGAGGAGGGCCAGAAGAACGAGGTCGCCCTCAAGAAGGAGGATATCACCAGGACCAAGATGTTCCTGGACTTCTTCAACTGGCGGCGCGTGGCGGAAGCCTTCAAGACGGCCTTCAGGAGTCGAGAGGGATACGCCAGAGCGATATTCTTGATCGTCGTCGCTAGCAACATGATCCGCAGAATTGCCAGAG GTTTCTACATGTATCCTTTCGTGCGCACAGCTCTCGGCTGGGATGAAGCCATTTACACCTACTGGTCAAGTTACAGAACTTTACTTGCTGCCGCAG GGTCTCTCATCATGGTACCTATTCTGACGCGCTTGGTGTCCATCACGGACCCGATGCTGATTGTGATCGGGTCTCTTTCCCTCATTGGCGAGTACTGCTGTTACGGCTTCGTCAGCGGGGTCTCCCTGGGTTTCTTCATGTGGCTGGGCCCCGTTGCCAGCGTCATCTCCAACGCCAGCATCATCGCCCACAAGTCTCTGGCCACGAAACTCGTCTCGCCCAACGAAAAAG GTCGTGTCAGTGCAGTGATGTCAGCTACCCAGGGCCTCATGCCTATGGTTGGGTATGCCATGTATGCCCCCATCTACCACAAGACTGTCCAGAACTTCCCGGAAGCCCAGTTCTTCTTCGGGGCGTCGCTGGTGTCCGTTTCACTGATCACGTTTTT GGTCATCCACATCTCCCACGTGACTGAGGAAATGAAAAAAGCCGACATAGAAGGGGCGCAGCCGAAGGACGCCAAGCAGCAGGCTGACCAGAAGAAACCGAAAGCCGACCTCAAACTCTCGTCCGAGTCGGAGACGAAGCCCCAATCCCCTTCGGGAGCAGCCAAAGGCGATGATGTCACTCAGCCCTGCGGCCTCGAACGGAATATAGATAGACTCAGTAGCGCCAGCAGGCGACACGCCCCCTTAAAACAATCACCGCCTACTGGCCAGGAATACCAGGGCAGAGACGCCGACGACAACACCTGCTACGAGAACAGGATAACTGACGCGGAGATCCTCGAGTCGGAGAAAGCGAATGCCGTCAGGAGAGAAACCGATCAAagaagaggagagtag